Part of the Falco cherrug isolate bFalChe1 chromosome 1, bFalChe1.pri, whole genome shotgun sequence genome, ATCATAAGTCTggtttaaaattccttttatgTGCTTGACCAAGAGTGTAGCTATTTTTGATCAGGCACAGTTATGATCAAAAtcaaaaaaacatgtaaattgGAAAGGTAATAGAATGTTTAGACAGGTCTTCACAGCTTTAACTCTAAGGAACCAACAACTTCTGTGAAATAGTTCAGATTTTATATTAAACTAACAAATGAGCAATCGCTTCTAACACGATGTGCAAGtataactttaaaatacagctaGAAGATGAATTCTAAAGCATCTTATACCGTGTCTCCcatttaaaggttatttttaatgtgagatATAAATATTTGCCTGTGCAAACTTGTATTTAAGCTCCACTTTTCGTCATTCTTAAACAAATGGCTCTGTTTGTGCCAGTATCTCCATTAGATGCAATTATATCATTAAATATTAATGGTGGCTTCCTTGGAGAAATTGACCACTTTGATCAGAACACAGTGTTGGTAATGCACCATCAGCGACTGCTCTGAACGTGAAGCTTCCTGGATGCACAAACACTGACACAGGGGGAAAGATACCAGGAGCCAGCTGGGCTCTGTAAGGGCTTCTGGCCTGTACTGACACAGCCATGTCCACTGCCTGTGtgtctgtattttaatttgcttagTTACCAGTCCTAATTTGGAGACTTTGATCAGCTGCTGGACTCCTTTCCAACACTGTGCAGCTCAGCAACCCCGGACAGGACTCTGAGCAAGCACATACAAGTCCAAAGTGATGCTAACAACCTTCTTAGAAGGACAGGTGGCCATTAACCTTCCTGAACACAGCCATTTCTCCCCACAGCAGGGCCACCCTGTCGGCTCTGCAGTTTCCTTGCTCGGAAAGACTTATCCTGTCCCTTTGCTTACAGAGCGGGGAGtagcagggcagcagccagccccagagACCCTACCTGCTGCAGCGCCGGGGAGAACCATGCCGGACTCCTTCGCCGTCCACTTTCTCAAGgtgctgaaggagctgctggCCTTCGTGCTGTTCAGTTACACCGTGCTGGTCGGGGCGCTGCTGCTCGCCGGCTGGACCACGTACTTCTTGGTGCTTAAATGAGAGCTCCCCTTCTGCCGCTGCTGCCACAGGCAACTGGCTCCACCATGCAGCTCGTCCTGCGCGTCTGCTGGGCACACAGAATGGCGGTCCCTTCCTCCTGCGCCAACTCTGCAAGCGTTTTGTTTCGTTACTGTCTAATCACaatcttattttcttatgtacgaataaagatttaaaaaaaaaaaaatctgcacacCTGCATACATGCACTTTACTAGTCTTTCTGCCTCTTGCAGATTCTTTGTGTCTCCTAGACACTTGCCCCTGTtcccagaaatatttaaaacccTCTCAGCAGTTTTCTCCTGAGATTCTCACCCCACACCCCACTTTGAGAGCATGGCAGTCTGCCGAGCACAGCGGAAGGATGCAACACAATTCAAACATGACCAACATCTCAAATAAACAAGTCCTGCCTTGTTCAGCTCTGCCTTATTAAAGGTGTGAAGGCAGAGATACAGAAATTACTTGTCATTTTTTCAGAAGTCCTGAAAAGAGACATTTCAAACCAGCACGTTTCCCTTTTCCTACAGTTTTATGAGGGAACACCAACACCACATTACCTACAGGGCTATTACCTGGCACTCTCAAGTGTGCAACACTTTTCAACAAATGTTCAAAACACGGAGTTAGCCAAAATATGTGCCTGTGATACAGCACTGCCTCAGTAAAAGTAAACAGCGCTGAGTAAACTGATTCTCACAGAGAACAGACAGGAATTTCTGCTATAGATAAAAAGACTTAATTAACGAGGGCCTTTCATGTGAAACTATACAGGAAACCTTTGCTGGAGAAGCTGGGGATTATCACTAGTGTGGGACTAGCCAAACCCAGAGCAGCATCATATCctcttgaaaaacaaagaattaaacCGGGGTGGGGCACAGGACCTGTGGGAGGCATGTCAGCACACCCTCAGCCCACTGCCCGGCTGATGCCCTGAGACAGAGCTGAGGGCCACGCTCTGCTGAGCCGGGCTGGCCTGCCGGGTGCCTCCCAGCAGGGCACACTGAGGAGCGGGCCAAGCACGGCCCGAGCTGAGAGCTCCCAACACCACTCCCGCCTCCAAGACCCATCAAGGCGTGTCCCCAGGCACCGCCGACACCTGCAGCCACCGGGGCGGCGGAGCAGCCGACCCCAGGGCGGAGGAGCCGCCACCACCCGCCCGCCACCTCAGGCTGCCGCCGCCCTCACAGCGCCCCTCCCGTCCTCGGCCAACGGCCGCCCGCGCGCCCCGCCGCACGTGCCCACCCCCCTGCGCATGCGCCGCGCCGGGAAATCAGCCCCGCCCGCTCCGAACTCCCGCTGTCCCCGGCGCGCTGACGTCACTTCCGGCGCACCGCCCTGTCCCAAGATGGCGGCGGGCAGCCGGTGGCTCCGGAGCTGCTGTTCCTTCCTCAGGTACCGCGGTGGCCCCCGCCGCTCCAGGGCCCGAGGGCGCGGCGGAGCGGGGGCGGTGCAGGCGTTCAGGCAAACACCCGGGTGGCCGTTACCGGGCTGGTGCGGGCCGGGCGCGGCCGACAGGGCTGTAGTCAGGCCCCCGCCTCGGCTCCGGGCCGCTGAGGGCCTTTGCGGCTCCGTGCCCGTGCCTTCTGTCCGCTGTAATCGAGCCAGCCACGGCTGGAGCGGCAGCCTGTGCCACCGAAATGGCCGTAACGTACCTCCTCCGCCTCCAGATGCCACGGTGGGATAGCACGAGCAGTAGGAGTTGTGATACACATACAGCGCTTGCCACTGGTGCTCAGTAGTTTCAAAgtacagaagaaggaaaagtgactcgttattttcagaaaattgctGTACAAGACAAAAGTTCTCATGACTGGGTGCTGCTGTTCTTCTGCTCGAGTGTTTCAGTGACAGGCCCTGGGCCCATGGGCACTTACACAACTTTGCATGTAAATAAAactggctgcaggaggcccTAAGTGTCGCTGGGTCACAGCAGGTTATTACTGGTCCTGCTGCTCACCTGCATGTACCACACAGCACTTTTAAGcatgctttttaatttgtttttcattatcatTAAATATTAACAGTATGATAGTACCAGATACATTTCCGCTCTCAAAGGATTAATAACCCgctatgtttgttttcttctcttgcacTTAAGTAATagaattttaaacaaacttAATGTTTAATAAgcttatatataataataagTTTAAACTTACTAATTCACTATTACACATCTTTATTACAGAAGCCTGGTAGAGATGAGGTCACCTAGAGCAGCTTCTAGgtgttcttttcctctttcatacCCATTTCCTACCATACACTGGTTATTTCTTGCACTTAACTTTGCTTCTTGCATTTCCAGACAAAGCTTCCCTGTTCTGGCCAGGATTCCTAGGCGCTGCCTCTCAGGCATGAATGGACGATGGCACCAAATGGCAGGCATGGGGCTGGGAGTGGCGTTGTGTGCAGTCCCAGTCGTGGAGGTAATATATCCGAAGTGAGAGACATGTAGCAAACAGTTTAATATTCAAAACCACCTGCTTAGCATTTTACAAACGGGTACTCGCCCTCAGAACTGCATTCCTTCCTGGCGATCCCAGGTGTTTAAGTCTGTTGTTAAAGTtgttaaggaaaagaaatgagaaagacaATGTCTACCTTTAATAACACCTTGCAAAAAACAGCTGCCTTGTTTTACACTGGCAAAATAGCAGGGAGAATTAGACTGTCCAACCTTGTAGCTAACCCTGGTGCTCTTAGTTATTTGTTACTAATAACACTCATATGAAAGTCAGTGAAAAGCTCATGCaaatgtcttgtctttcagaaacagaactcAGTTTCTCTCAGTAATGATGCCTTGATTAAAAGAGCAGTTTCCTTGGTAACAGACAGTACTTCTACACTCCTCTCTCAAACAACGTATGCATTGATTGAAGCATTGACAGAGTATACAAAGGTAAACTGAGAGATTACGCACTTTGCTAGCAAGTCAGTACTGGCAATACTAAATTATCTGGCACTAACTACACCTGTTAAACCATACTTAAAATGGACTTCAGttttttatgaattttaataaaagaggTGTGGGGGGTTGGAGATGTCAGTTCCCTAGGAAACAGTGGGATAGGGCTCACTGTTCTACTGTACCAaacacagaagttatttttagcAGTGTTAGGCTGTTGCTTTGAGCTTGAACTTAAGCTGAAACGACCCATGTCTCAGAATTGGGGCTAAAGAAACTTGTAACCGTTACTGGATACCTGCATACTAAGTAGGATACACCACCTGTATTCTTCGGTATTTTATTTACCTTCTGTGCCCATTTCTAAGGCCATGAATTTGAGTTTCATCAGAAGAATTCAGTGAGCCATATTTAAGTCTGAATCAAGAAGATATTGctgtaattttataaataagtGCCAATTTGAGTAAAGTATTTGCATTCCAGTTTACTTCCTTATTAGTATGGCAAGTATATAAAGAGATGCTGtccacagcactgctgtgggcaggcagcaaACACTGTCAGTGCCTCCAAAATTGCAGTGAACTGGAGAACAAAGCATCTTTGGAACCATTCAGCAATTTTGCTAATTAACACTGAGACAACATCAGAGATACACAGATTGTCATGTAACTGTGTGAAATGATTCCTTTGCAGGCAGTTTATACACTGGTGTCTCTCTACAAGCAATATGCAAATCTTCTTGGGAAAATGAATTCAGACGAGGTGGATGCAGTCTGGCAGGTGGTAATAGGAGCCAGAGTTGATGTAAGCAATCAAgatgatattattttttttttacaaatttttttttacaaacaattttttaaattacaattcAGACAGCAATCTGTCTCTTAAAACTCTGCTCAGAAAGTTCTCACCTCACTTGCTCACCTTTTCACAAAGGCACTGTTTGGAAAAGCATTCAGATACTGTTACATCTAGTTAAGTAATAACTTTGACTCCTAGATGACGACAAAACAGCAGGAATACCTAAGGCTGGAATCCAGCTGGATGACAGCGTTACGTCTTTcagaaatggcagcagaagctgcatATCAATCAGGTAAGCACAAGCAGAAATACCAAGAATTTCTTTCCCCTAGAATTTAGGCAGTATTTGTTGAATGAGAATGAAGTAGAGAGAGACAGAATATATATTCGTGTACCAACTTACAACTAGTGCCTGGGTTTTAGAGAAGCTGAGAACTTGCATTCTTTTACTGGCTACAGGTCCAGTAGAAGCATTCCGAGAACTAGGCCTGGAAACTTCACATGCAGTTTAGATCAAGACCAACCAAAACAGGTTTGAGGGAAGCGTTTAGTcctttttaaatgcaacatTCAAACCCAGTTCTAGGAGCCACAGAAATAAGGCTATCTAGGGGGTCTAGCAGGTCTTTCTAGTTGGATTCACTTTTATTAAAAGAGTGAGACTATTTTCACTTTCATGCAGGAAAGATACTAATTTTGGTCTTTTCTCACAGTATACACACTTTCACAGAAAGTGCAGAGACTTGGTAACTCTGAGTTATGGCAGCTGACTTCAGTAAAGTTAttggaggggagaaggggaggaaagcaATGAGAGTACACAGGGACACTCTCTAAGTGCCTGAAAAAGACACAGAATCAGGAGGAGCATGAGAGGAGAAAGCGTTCACAGTTCAGCAGTGGCACAGCTATTCCTGTGGCTGGTATGTGTCAAGACAGGCCAAGGACTAAAAGTTTCTGGCACACGATGGCTAGGCTTAGTTCTCAAACCCACTGGCACAAGCTGATTGCCCTGGTCAGACGCTGGCTGTAACCCAGTTGGGTGGGAAGAATTCAAGGTGGCAAAAAAATGTCCAAGTAGGCATAATGTTTAAGGGAAATGAACTGTAAATGCATTTAGCATTAATACCATCCAAGAGCCATCAAAATACTTAGCAAAGCAGGTGATAATTAATAGACAGTTGCTTCCTTAATTGAAAGTTTGCTGAGTGCTCCTCTAACCCactgtatttaaattattacatttcagGTGCAGACCAAGCCTCCGTGACAGCCCGCAGCCACATTCAGCTAGTGAAATCGCAGGTGCAAGAAGTGCGACAGCTCTCCCAGAAAGCAGAGACCAAATTAGCTGAAGCTCAAACAGAAGAGCTCATAAAAGCTCAAGGAGAGGAATCTTCATTGCCACAGGGTATTTTAGGAAGTACAGAGGCAGGTGAGGACCCTTATCTTCGGGAGGACTGAAAGGAACTTAAGAGTCACGATAGAATATGTGACAGTCAATCACAAACTGAAGGTCCCAAACTTTTAAGTGTGGGATAGTGGGAAACTGCTGAAATAAGCCTATGAttccattcccccccccccccaacaggATTGCTTTACAAATCAATTCCAAGTATCTGAAAGGCCTTTATCTTGTTTGTAACTTGTTTGTAATACTTATGGATTCAATTACTGAAATGTTCAACTATGCAAATGTGAAAATTGCTATCAAGGATAGCTTGTTCTTCATCGTCTCTCTGCTGGGAGGGTCCTACGGATTGTTTGATAGTTTGTGAGCGCTCTCTGAGAGGCTAACTAGGTATCAGCcgaagaaatatttaaaagtaattatttttaaagctgtgaagTAAATGACGTCTGTTAGGAGATACCTTCATTAAATTGTGCAAAAGCATCTCGTTGCAAGTTATGCTCATTTGGGTAAGACATTAAGcgctgttttctgtttgaactTAGAAGTTTGTAACGGAGCTGAGTGACAGCTGCATCAAATTTGCAATCAAGAGAAGATCTCAGCTGTAAAGCTAAGAACTTTCTGTGGAGTGACCCAGGTTCTTAGTGGAGTTCTGCAGTTCAGTACAGCCACCTCTTTCACCCAAAAGTCACCACTAAATATGCATGTGCTTTCCCCAGGAAGCAAAGGGAGATTTGATTTTCAAGATACTGTGGTTATAAACAAAGTCGTTGTGGCAACTGCTGTGTACTTCTTTATAAAGCAGTGAGCAAAAGCAAGCGTTACATATTTGAATGCTGTTCAACATGagcttcaggaaaataatttcaagtctCTTTTTGCAAGCTTAATGTGAAATTTGTAGTATTAGCTGTATAGACAATATAAACTTAAGCTGAGGTTGCTTTCTAGAGCAGTCTTTGTAGAATCCTTTGTAGAATAGTATCCACTAGAACTTTATCACTGCTGGTTTGAGTCAGATAATCCCCATTCGTCAGGTTTTGTAAGAAAACACGCATTAATCATACATTTTTCACAACAAATGAGCATGTGATGCACTACACGTGTGTCGAGGTTGCTGTTACTAAATTGA contains:
- the LOC129736445 gene encoding uncharacterized LOC128125816 homolog; the protein is MPDSFAVHFLKVLKELLAFVLFSYTVLVGALLLAGWTTYFLVLK
- the DIABLO gene encoding diablo IAP-binding mitochondrial protein: MAAGSRWLRSCCSFLRQSFPVLARIPRRCLSGMNGRWHQMAGMGLGVALCAVPVVEKQNSVSLSNDALIKRAVSLVTDSTSTLLSQTTYALIEALTEYTKAVYTLVSLYKQYANLLGKMNSDEVDAVWQVVIGARVDMTTKQQEYLRLESSWMTALRLSEMAAEAAYQSGADQASVTARSHIQLVKSQVQEVRQLSQKAETKLAEAQTEELIKAQGEESSLPQGILGSTEAGEDPYLRED